One segment of Rosa chinensis cultivar Old Blush chromosome 6, RchiOBHm-V2, whole genome shotgun sequence DNA contains the following:
- the LOC112172791 gene encoding 2-hydroxyisoflavanone dehydratase gives MKMEPPPPPIITDDVAHQFFPFFKVYKDGRVERFMPSEKHPPCDDPNSSVRSKDVVISSEPVVSARVFMPRIPNNPEKKLPLVVYIHGGGFSIASAFHSGYHKYVSSLVVEANVIAVSVDYRLAPEHPIPACYDDSWAVLKWVASHANRDGPDPWLNSHADLGRVFLAGDSAGANISHNMISRVGSTGLPGVKIVGVALVHPYFGGTEDDKMWLYMCPENGGLDDPRLKPAVEDLRKLECERVLVFVAGKDHLRERGTCYVEALKGSGWKGTVEIVEHEEERHVFHLMKPESEKAVDLMNRLVSFIDQAG, from the coding sequence ATGAAAATGGAACCCCCACCCCCACCGATCATCACTGATGATGTAGCCCATCAATTCTTCCCCTTCTTCAAAGTTTACAAAGATGGTCGTGTAGAGAGGTTCATGCCTTCTGAGAAACACCCTCCCTGTGATGACCCGAACTCCAGTGTCCGGTCCAAAGATGTCGTCATCTCCTCCGAACCGGTTGTCTCGGCCAGGGTTTTCATGCCCCGAATACCCAACAACCCGGAAAAGAAGCTCCCTCTCGTGGTTTACATTCACGGCGGCGGGTTCTCAATAGCCTCCGCTTTCCACTCGGGTTACCACAAATACGTGTCCTCCCTTGTCGTCGAAGCCAACGTCATCGCCGTCTCCGTCGACTACCGGCTTGCCCCGGAGCACCCAATACCCGCATGCTACGACGACTCGTGGGCGGTGCTCAAATGGGTGGCTTCCCATGCAAATAGGGATGGCCCTGATCCATGGCTGAACAGCCATGCAGATTTGGGTAGGGTCTTTTTGGCGGGTGACAGTGCGGGGGCGAATATTTCCCACAACATGATATCTCGGGTCGGATCAACTGGGTTACCCGGAGTGAAGATAGTAGGAGTGGCTTTGGTGCATCCTTACTTTGGTGGTACGGAAGATGATAAAATGTGGCTGTACATGTGTCCGGAGAATGGCGGGTTGGATGATCCGAGGCTGAAACCGGCCGTAGAGGATCTGAGAAAGCTAGAGTGTGAGAGGGTTTTGGTGTTTGTGGCCGGGAAAGACCATTTGAGGGAGAGAGGGACTTGTTATGTTGAGGCTTTGAAGGGAAGTGGGTGGAAAGGGACGGTGGAGATTGTAGAGCATGAGGAGGAGAGGCATGTCTTCCATCTGATGAAGCCTGAATCTGAGAAAGCTGTGGATTTGATGAATAGGTTGGTCTCCTTCATCGATCAAGCAGGGTAG
- the LOC112170851 gene encoding protein FAR1-RELATED SEQUENCE 5-like — protein MDNTTKACNKEGTRADETQTDDEVFNDVPDYRRLKVEDVKAMTFKTVEDAERFYSAYSLALGFRFRKDTKGEAKGTIRRRQWLCNKQGTRAKKWFVLDGMGRTPRKITRVNYMAKFRVNYNELVGAYVVKAFVPEHSHELATGNQTTFIRSHRNVSKSDLARTNTISKVSIRPCHAYEYMVEQAGGYKTVGFTEKDLYNKLDQQRRTTSFESDSEGALAYMNALAAQDPYFYYRFNVDIEDWLANMFWRDGHEFIDFMCYGDVLIFDSTYKTNVYKKPLVLFIGSNNHRGSILFGAALLVDETVETYTWLLCSFLDAMNGKMLIAVLTDGDEAMRSAIEDVMPQAKHRLCAWHRYRNANTNLKCNEKLKAFNRCMRKFQTVEQFEVMWHDMVEKFDLHNSFWINMMYEK, from the coding sequence ATGGACAACACAACAAAGGCTTGCAACAAGGAAGGGACTCGAGCTGATGAAACACAAACTGATGATGAAGTGTTCAACGATGTCCCAGACTACAGAAGATTGAAGGTTGAAGACGTGAAGGCTATGACGTTTAAGACAGTAGAGGACGCAGAGAGGTTCTATTCTGCATATTCCTTGGCACTTGGCTTTAGATTTAGGAAGGATACCAAAGGAGAGGCTAAAGGTACGATCCGGAGGAGACAATGGCTTTGCAACAAGCAAGGGACTAGAGCTAAAAAGTGGTTCGTACTGGACGGAATGGGTCGCACTCCTCGGAAAATTACAAGGGTAAATTACATGGCTAAGTTCAGGGTCAATTACAACGAGCTTGTAGGAGCTTATGTGGTGAAAGCCTTTGTTCCAGAGCATTCTCACGAGTTAGCAACTGGAAACCAGACTACCTTCATTCGTTCGCATCGAAATGTCAGCAAATCAGACTTGGCCCGTACAAATACAATATCTAAAGTGTCAATCAGACCTTGCCATGCGTATGAGTACATGGTGGAGCAGGCGGGGGGATATAAGACAGTGGGATTTACTGAGAAGGACCTATACAACAAGCTTGACCAACAACGGCGCACCACTTCCTTTGAGAGTGACTCCGAAGGCGCACTTGCCTACATGAACGCTCTGGCAGCACAAGACCCATACTTCTACTACAGGTTCAATGTAGATATAGAAGACTGGTTAGCAAACATGTTTTGGCGAGATGGGCAtgaatttattgattttatgtGTTACGGGGATGTGCTGATCTTTGATAGCACATACAAAACCAATGTTTACAAAAAGCCATTGGTTTTGTTTATTGGGTCAAACAATCATCGGGGAAGTATTTTGTTTGGTGCTGCTCTTCTTGTCGATGAAACGGTGGAGACATACACTTGGCTGTTGTGTTCGTTTTTGGATGCAATGAATGGGAAGATGCTAATAGCTGTACTCACAGATGGAGATGAGGCCATGCGTAGTGCAATTGAAGACGTGATGCCACAAGCAAAGCACCGTCTTTGTGCTTGGCACCGTTACAGAAATGCCAACACTAATTTGAAGTGCAACGAAAAGTTGAAAGCTTTTAACAggtgcatgagaaaattccaaaCTGTGGAGCAGTTTGAAGTAATGTGGCATGACATGGTGGAGAAATTCGATCTCCACAACAGTTTCTGGATCAAcatgatgtatgagaaatga